GGTAGCACCGCACATGATACGCACCGGAAACGGTGCTCGTCTGGAGAAGCGGGGCCTCGCGGTCCGGTTCCCCGGTGACCGGCCCGGTACCCCCGCCTCGCCCCCGGAGTCAGTATTCATCGCGCGGAGGCTTTCACTTACGCTGGTGGTGTGAAGTTCCTCCGTCGCAACACCGCCGAGCAGACCGCCACCGTCGACGCCGACGAGCACGGTGACGAGGCGACGCGGGAGAACGCCGCCGCTCCGACCCGCCCCAAGGGCAGGCCGACCCCGAAGCGCCGGGAGTCCGAGGGCAAACGCCGCGGCCCGGTCCCGCCACCGCCGCGCACCCAGCGCGAGGCGTTCAAACGGATGCGCCGCAACAAGCCGGAGCGGCGCAAGGCCGCCGCCGAACGGCGCGAGCGGATGATGGCGGGTGACGACCGCTACCTCATGCCGCGTGACCGGGGCCCGGTTCGGGCCCACGTCCGCGACATCGTGGACTCCCGCAGGCATCTGATGGGGCTGTTCATGCCGCTGGTGCTCGTGGTGTTCGCTGCGACGCTGGTGCGGACCCCGCTGGTTCAGCAGGTCGCCACAGTGTTCTGCCTGGCGCTGCTGGTAACGATGATCTTCGAGGGCACCATGCTCGGGAGGCTCGTCACGAAGCGGGTACGCGCCAAGTTCCCCGACGCCAGGGACAAGGGGATCAGTCTGGGCTGGTACGCCTTCACCCGTGCGATGCAGCTGCGCAAGCTCCGCGTCCCCCGCCCGAGGGTCACTCCGAAGGACATCAACCAGGTGGGCTGAGGGCCGCGCGGTGACACCACTGGGCGCACGAGCGATGTGGATCTAGGCTGATGGGCATGGAGTTTCGTCGGCTCGGCCACAGCGGCCTGAACATCAGCGAGATCGCCTACGGCAACTGGCTCACCCACGGTTCGCAGATCGAGGAGGAACAGGCACAGGCGTGTGTGCTGACCGCACTCGACGAGGGAATCACGACCTTCGACACCGCCGACGTCTACGCGGCGACCCGGGCCGAGTCGGTGCTCGGGCGCGCGCTGTCCGGTGTGCGCCGGGAGAGCATCGAGCTGTTCACGAAGGTCTACTTCCCCACCGGCCAGGGGCCGAACGACCGGGGGCTGGGGCGCAAGCACATCATGGAGTCCTGCGAGGCCTCGCTGCGCAGGCTGCAGACCGATTACGTCGACCTCTACCAGGCGCACCGGTTCGACCGGACCGTTCCGCTGGAAGAGACCATGACGGCTTTCGCCGACCTCGTCCGGCAGGGCAAGGCGCTCTACATCGGTGTTTCGGAGTGGAACGCCGAGCAGATCACCCGTGCGGCCGAGTTGGCGCGCGAACTGCGCGTACCACTGGTGTCCAACCAGCCGCAGTACTCGATGCTGTGGCGGGTGATCGAGTCCCAGGTCGTCCCGACGTGCGAGCGGGAGGGCATCGGGCAGATCGTGTGGTCGCCGATAGCCCAGGGCGCGCTGAGCGGCAAGTACCTGCCCGGACAGGAGGCCCCCGCGGGGTCCAGGGCCACCGACTCCGAGGGCGGGGCGAACATGATCTCGCGCTGGATGCGGGACGAGGTCCTCGAACCGGTGCAGCAGCTCAAACCGATCGCCGAGGACCTCGGACTGTCCATGGCCCAGCTGGCCGTCGCCTGGGTGCTGCAGAACTCGAACGTCTCCGCCGCGATCATCGGGGCCTCCCGTCCTGAGCAGGTCACCGACAACGTGCGGGCGGCCGGGGTGAAGCTGGAGCAGGACGTGCTCGACAAGATCGATGACGTGATCGGGCACGTGGCCGAGACCGACCCGCGTCACACCACGACACCGTGAGCGTCCCCGCCCACCGCACGCTGGTACTGGGCGGAGCGCGCTCCGGCAAGTCAGCCCACGC
The nucleotide sequence above comes from Actinopolyspora erythraea. Encoded proteins:
- a CDS encoding DUF3043 domain-containing protein, which codes for MKFLRRNTAEQTATVDADEHGDEATRENAAAPTRPKGRPTPKRRESEGKRRGPVPPPPRTQREAFKRMRRNKPERRKAAAERRERMMAGDDRYLMPRDRGPVRAHVRDIVDSRRHLMGLFMPLVLVVFAATLVRTPLVQQVATVFCLALLVTMIFEGTMLGRLVTKRVRAKFPDARDKGISLGWYAFTRAMQLRKLRVPRPRVTPKDINQVG
- a CDS encoding aldo/keto reductase family protein, with the protein product MEFRRLGHSGLNISEIAYGNWLTHGSQIEEEQAQACVLTALDEGITTFDTADVYAATRAESVLGRALSGVRRESIELFTKVYFPTGQGPNDRGLGRKHIMESCEASLRRLQTDYVDLYQAHRFDRTVPLEETMTAFADLVRQGKALYIGVSEWNAEQITRAAELARELRVPLVSNQPQYSMLWRVIESQVVPTCEREGIGQIVWSPIAQGALSGKYLPGQEAPAGSRATDSEGGANMISRWMRDEVLEPVQQLKPIAEDLGLSMAQLAVAWVLQNSNVSAAIIGASRPEQVTDNVRAAGVKLEQDVLDKIDDVIGHVAETDPRHTTTP